One genomic window of Coffea eugenioides isolate CCC68of chromosome 1, Ceug_1.0, whole genome shotgun sequence includes the following:
- the LOC113764538 gene encoding DEAD-box ATP-dependent RNA helicase 24 → MSKRKFGFEGFGINRQATYNFERSQAPQRLYVPPSARSSSGGHDNYEDTDLDNIEYDDRDVDHNNNNNDNGTGVNDEIDPLDAFMEGIHEEMRAPPPPKPKDRLDKYKDDEEDDDDPMESFLKAKKDVGLQLAADALHAGYNSDEEVYAAAKAVDAGLIEYDSDDNPILLDKKKIEPIPALDHSSIDYEPFNKDFYEEKASISGMSEQDIADYRKSLAVRVSGFDVPRPLKMFEDCGFSAELMKAIAKQAYEKPTPIQCQALPIVLSGRDIIGIAKTGSGKTAAFVLPMIVHSMDQPELAKEEGPIGVICAPTRELAHQIYVEAKKFAKPHGIRVSAVYGGMSKLDQFKELKAGCEIVVATPGRLIDMLKMKALTMLRATYLVLDEADRMFDLGFEPQIRSIVGQIRPDRQTLLFSATMPRKVEKLAREILTDPIRVTVGEVGMANEDITQFVQVIPSDAEKLPWLLEKLPGLIDGGDVLVFASKKATVDDLESQLAQRGFKVAALHGDKDQASRVEVLQKFKSGTYHVLIATDVAARGLDIKSIKSVVNFDIAKDMDMHVHRIGRTGRAGDKDGTAYTLITQKEARFAGELVNSLIAAGQNVSVELMDLAMKDGRFRSKRDARKGGGKRTKGRGGGGRGVRGVDYGLGIGYSAESSSLSSSSAAVPNRSVAVNSLRTGMMSQFKNNFVAASSNSQNEGVNSSSSMYANKRTVLSGFVSGGTIGGNTGSAQTTGSAGAATIPSGNNAAGIARDDAIRKNLESSKERPRERRRPSGWDR, encoded by the exons ATGTCGAAAAGAAAGTTCGGTTTCGAAGGTTTCGGCATCAATCGCCAAGCAACCTACAACTTCGAACGCTCACAGGCCCCTCAGCGGCTTTACGTCCCGCCATCCGCTCGCTCCAGTAGCGGCGGCCACGACAATTATGAAGATACTGACTTAGACAATATCGAGTACGACGACCGGGACGTCGaccacaacaacaacaacaatgaTAACGGCACTGGTGTCAATGACGAAATCGATCCTCTGGACGCTTTTATGGAGGGGATTCATGAGGAGATGAGGGCTCCGCCGCCTCCCAAACCCAAAGATAGGTTGGACAAGTACAAGGATGACGAGGAGGATGACGATGATCCAATGGAGAGTTTTCTGAAAGCTAAAAAAGATGTAGGGTTGCAATTAGCTGCTGATGCTCTTCACGCCGGCTATAATTCGGATGAGGAAGTTTATGCTGCCGCCAAGGCAGTGGATGCCGGTCTTATCGAGTATGATTCTGATGATAATCCGATTCTTCTTGATAAGAAGAAGATTGAGCCTATTCCAGCTTTGGATCATAGCTCCATAGACTACGAACCATTTAATAAGGACTTTTATGAAGAAAAAGCTTCCATTTCAG GTATGAGTGAGCAGGATATTGCCGATTACAGGAAGAGTTTAGCTGTTCGTGTTTCTGGTTTTGATGTTCCTAGGCCTTTAAAGATGTTTGAAGATTGTGGATTTTCGGCTGAGCTCATGAAAGCTATTGCAAAACAAGCGTATGAAAAGCCTACCCCAATACAATGCCAAGCTTTGCCTATTGTGCTTTCCGGGAGGGACATTATTGGTATTGCAAAAACTGGTTCAGGAAAGACTGCTGCTTTTGTTCTTCCCATGATTGTCCATAGTATGGATCAACCAGAACTTGCAAAAGAAGAAGGTCCTATTGGAGTAATATGTGCACCAACTAGAGAACTAGCACACCAGATATATGTGGAGGCAAAGAAATTTGCAAAACCACATGGCATCCGTGTATCTGCAGTTTATGGTGGGATGTCCAAGCTTGATCAGTTCAAGGAACTCAAGGCAGGATGTGAGATTGTTGTTGCCACACCAGGGAGACTGATAGACATGCTTAAAATGAAGGCCTTGACAATGCTGAGAGCAACATACTTGGTCCTTGATGAGGCTGATCGGATGTTTGACCTGGGATTTGAGCCACAGATAAGGTCTATTGTTGGTCAGATTAGGCCAGATCGCCAAACTTTACTCTTTTCAGCAACCATGCCTCGAAAAGTTGAAAAGCTTGCTAGAGAAATACTGACTGATCCTATTCGAGTCACTGTAGGGGAGGTGGGTATGGCAAATGAGGATATCACTCAGTTTGTCCAGGTGATTCCTTCTGATGCTGAGAAGTTGCCTTGGCTTCTTGAGAAGCTCCCTGGACTCATTGATGGGGGTGATGTTTTAGTTTTTGCATCCAAAAAGGCCACAGTGGATGACCTTGAATCACAGTTGGCTCAGAGAGGGTTTAAAGTTGCAGCTCTGCATGGTGACAAAGACCAGGCTTCTCGTGTAGAAGTACTGCAAAAGTTTAAATCTGGAACTTACCATGTTCTTATTGCAACTGATGTTGCTGCTCGCGGTCTTGACATCAAGTCAATTAAGTCGGTGGTTAACTTTGATATAGCTAAGGACATGGACATGCATGTTCATAGAATTGGAAGAACTGGTCGCGCGGGAGACAAAGATGGTACTGCATATACTCTCATCACACAGAAGGAGGCACGGTTTGCCGGCGAATTGGTCAACAGTTTGATTGCTGCTGGTCAGAATGTATCTGTGGAGCTAATGGATCTTGCTATGAAG GATGGGAGGTTCAGATCCAAACGTGATGCTCGAAAAGGAG GTGGGAAAAGGACTAAAGGAAGGGGAGGTGGAGGAAGAGGTGTACGTGGTGTGGATTATGGTCTGGGTATTGGATATAGTGCAGAATCAAGTAGTTTATCATCCTCCTCTGCTGCAGTTCCAAATCGATCTGTGGCAGTCAATTCATTGAGAACAGGGATGATGTCACAGTTCAAAAACAACTTTGTTGCTGCATCATCAAATTCCCAAAATGAAGGTGTAAACAGCAGTTCAAGCATGTATGCAAACAAGAGGACGGTCTTATCGGGCTTTGTTTCTGGTGGGACAATTGGTGGGAATACTGGCAGTGCTCAGACAACTGGTTCAGCAGGTGCTGCAACAATACCGAGCGGGAATAATGCTGCAGGAATTGCAAGAGATGATGCAATACGAAAGAACTTAGAAAG TTCCAAGGAAAGACCAAGAGAAAGGCGGAGGCCCTCTGGCTGGGATCGTTAG
- the LOC113764614 gene encoding beta-carotene isomerase D27, chloroplastic isoform X2 yields MATAVLVWTKAPLQFPYPRAVSKIHPRNSSVAPPISCFSTSGPRPDSAGMNTEAAAGEKMRQNQQSLGLLDNLFLHLFRAKMVRETGWESEKPGYDGLIEVANHLTIGRSNSETIQASVRILRSLFPPLLLELYRILVAPLAQGKVAAAMIARVTALSCKWLMGQCQVNSVPLPDGSSLMSGVFVERCKYLEESKCVGVCINTCKLPTQTFFHDYMGVPLLMEPNFTDYSCQTCPHASRRGRAAFSPDHKPNCPKA; encoded by the exons ATGGCAACTGCTGTACTTGTTTGGACCAAGGCACCTCTGCAATTTCCATATCCCCGCGCTGTCTCCAAGATTCACCCGCGAAACTCTTCTGTTGCTCCTCCAATCTCATGCTTCTCTACCAGTGGCCCTCGTCCTGATAGCGCAGGCAT GAATACCGAAGCAGCAGCAGGAGAGAAGATGAGGCAAAATCAACAAAGCCTGGGCTTGTTGGATAATCTCTTCCTCCATTTGTTCCGCGCCAAAATGGTCCGA GAAACTGGATGGGAGTCGGAGAAGCCTGGATATGACGGACTTATTGAAGTTGCTAATCATCTTACAATTGGTCGATCAAATTCTGAGACTATTCAAGCATCG GTCCGGATTTTAAGGTCGCTGTTTCCTCCGCTGCTATTGGAGCTTTACCGCATCCTCGTTGCGCCTCTAGCACAAGGGAAAGTCGCCGCCGCTATGATCG CAAGGGTGACCGCACTTTCGTGTAAATGGTTGATGGGTCAATGCCAGGTCAACTCCGTACCACTTCCCGATGGATCTTCTTTGATGAGTGGG GTTTTTGTGGAAAGATGCAAATATTTAGAAGAAAGTAAATGTGTGGGCGTATGTATCAATACCTGCAAGCTTCCTACGCAG ACTTTCTTCCACGATTACATGGGAGTTCCCTTGCTGATGGAGCCAAACTTCACCGACTATAGCTGCCAG ACATGCCCACATGCCAGTCGCCGTGGGAGAGCAGCATTTAGCCCCGACCATAAACCAAATTGCCCTAAAGCATGA
- the LOC113764614 gene encoding beta-carotene isomerase D27, chloroplastic isoform X1, with the protein MATAVLVWTKAPLQFPYPRAVSKIHPRNSSVAPPISCFSTSGPRPDSAGMNTEAAAGEKMRQNQQSLGLLDNLFLHLFRAKMVRETGWESEKPGYDGLIEVANHLTIGRSNSETIQASVRILRSLFPPLLLELYRILVAPLAQGKVAAAMIARVTALSCKWLMGQCQVNSVPLPDGSSLMSGVFVERCKYLEESKCVGVCINTCKLPTQTFFHDYMGVPLLMEPNFTDYSCQFKFGVAPPPPERDIALTEPCLETCPHASRRGRAAFSPDHKPNCPKA; encoded by the exons ATGGCAACTGCTGTACTTGTTTGGACCAAGGCACCTCTGCAATTTCCATATCCCCGCGCTGTCTCCAAGATTCACCCGCGAAACTCTTCTGTTGCTCCTCCAATCTCATGCTTCTCTACCAGTGGCCCTCGTCCTGATAGCGCAGGCAT GAATACCGAAGCAGCAGCAGGAGAGAAGATGAGGCAAAATCAACAAAGCCTGGGCTTGTTGGATAATCTCTTCCTCCATTTGTTCCGCGCCAAAATGGTCCGA GAAACTGGATGGGAGTCGGAGAAGCCTGGATATGACGGACTTATTGAAGTTGCTAATCATCTTACAATTGGTCGATCAAATTCTGAGACTATTCAAGCATCG GTCCGGATTTTAAGGTCGCTGTTTCCTCCGCTGCTATTGGAGCTTTACCGCATCCTCGTTGCGCCTCTAGCACAAGGGAAAGTCGCCGCCGCTATGATCG CAAGGGTGACCGCACTTTCGTGTAAATGGTTGATGGGTCAATGCCAGGTCAACTCCGTACCACTTCCCGATGGATCTTCTTTGATGAGTGGG GTTTTTGTGGAAAGATGCAAATATTTAGAAGAAAGTAAATGTGTGGGCGTATGTATCAATACCTGCAAGCTTCCTACGCAG ACTTTCTTCCACGATTACATGGGAGTTCCCTTGCTGATGGAGCCAAACTTCACCGACTATAGCTGCCAG TTTAAATTTGGAGTCGCTCCTCCTCCACCCGAAAGGGATATCGCACTGACAGAGCCCTGCTTAGAGACATGCCCACATGCCAGTCGCCGTGGGAGAGCAGCATTTAGCCCCGACCATAAACCAAATTGCCCTAAAGCATGA
- the LOC113778743 gene encoding pentatricopeptide repeat-containing protein At1g02370, mitochondrial — MIKNAGLGQRKCAGIAAEALTRGVRTAVNVEKETINERNLYKRLSALGAKKGLVGATINEYLREGRVPHKQELMSCIKELRRFGRHHQALETMEWMDTRNVNLSHRDHATRLDLICKTQGIDAAEDYFNGLPPSAKNQFTYGALLNCYCVEKMKDKALDLFDKMHQMQIAPSSLAFNNLMSLYMRLGQPEKVPPLVDEMKKRKIPLSTFTYNIFMHSYSCLDDIEGVERVFEEIMQEAGKRYDWTTFSNLAVAYVNAGLNEKAVLALKKVEQEMGPRNREAFHYLLSLYARTANIGEVHRIWKSLRSSLPTVTNLSYLTMLQALNKLNDIHGLKNCFREWESTCSSYDIRLANLAIGAYLRHDMAEDAESVFHSALKRSSGPFFIAREMLMMYYLKNRNVRLALQCMEAAISELDGSEWQPKSDSICKFLTVCEEEKDVDSAEEFCKYLKKVNCLNHRVYKSLLQTYVAAAKTAPYMRTRIEGDGIEICSELENLLQNVSPE, encoded by the exons atgataaaGAATGCGGGTTTGGGTCAAAGGAAATGTGCCGGAATAGCGGCAGAGGCGCTGACTAGAGGCGTCAGGACGGCGGTGAACGTGGAGAAGGAGACGATAAATGAGAGGAACCTTTACAAAAGGTTGTCGGCATTGGGAGCGAAGAAAGGGTTGGTGGGAGCGACGATAAATGAGTACCTGAGAGAGGGGAGAGTGCCCCACAAACAGGAGCTCATGAGTTGCATCAAGGAACTTCGTCGTTTTGGAAGACACCACCAAGCCCTTGAG ACAATGGAATGGATGGACACAAGGAACGTGAACCTTTCACACCGCGACCATGCCACCCGCTTGGATCTTATATGTAAAACCCAGGGAATAGATGCCGCCGAAGACTACTTCAATGGCCTTCCACCTTCTGCTAAGAACCAATTCACTTATGGAGCTCTCTTGAACTGCTATTGTGTTGAAAAGATGAAAGACAAGGCATTGGATCTCTTTGACAAGATGCATCAGATGCAAATTGCTCCCTCCTCACTGGCTTTCAACAACCTTATGTCCTTGTATATGAGATTAGGACAGCCCGAGAAGGTGCCACCCCTGGTAGACGaaatgaagaaaaggaagataCCTCTCTCCACCTTTACTTACAATATTTTCATGCATAGTTATTCGTGCTTAGATGATATTGAGGGAGTGGAAAGAGTTTTTGAGGAGATTATGCAGGAGGCTGGGAAAAGGTATGATTGGACTACTTTTAGTAATTTGGCTGTTGCCTATGTCAATGCCGGACTAAATGAAAAAGCTGTGCTCGCTTTAAAAAAGGTAGAGCAAGAAATGGGACCTCGCAACCGTGAGGCATTTCATTATCTGCTAAGCTTGTATGCCAGAACTGCTAATATTGGTGAGGTCCATCGCATTTGGAAGTCCTTGAGATCAAGTCTGCCTACAGTTACAAATCTGAGCTATCTTACCATGCTTCAGGCTCTGAATAAACTGAACGACATCCACGGACTGAAGAATTGCTTCCGGGAATGGGAATCAACATGCTCTAGTTATGACATTAGGTTGGCTAACCTTGCTATCGGTGCCTATCTCCGACATGATATGGCAGAGGATGCTGAATCCGTGTTCCATTCTGCGCTAAAGAGGTCGAGTGGACCTTTCTTTATTGCCCGGGAAATGCTAATGATGTACTATTTGAAAAACCGCAATGTCAGGCTGGCACTGCAGTGCATGGAAGCTGCTATTTCTGAGCTCGATGGCTCTGAATGGCAACCAAAATCTGATAGCATATGTAAATTTCTCactgtttgtgaagaagaaaaagatgttGATAGTGCCGAGGAATTCTGCAAATACTTAAAGAAGGTAAATTGTCTAAATCACAGAGTCTACAAGTCATTGCTTCAGACTTATGTTGCTGCTGCAAAAACAGCACCCTATATGCGCACAAGAATTGAGGGAGATGGAATTGAAATATGCTCCGAACTGGAAAACCTGCTACAAAATGTTTCTCCTGAATAG
- the LOC113781303 gene encoding peptidyl-prolyl cis-trans isomerase CYP21-4: protein MARIKPQALLQQTKKKKGPSRVSVPTILLYALLLFVMLFFLFATYRHWSRRSLVHLQDTVSVEEGHSVLADPKKSAIPRYAVIQTTKGSLSVELFKEGSPEVVDEFIESCKKGHFKGMQFNRVIKNFVIQGGDVERSGATEDWTARGKHYSQLDTSLKHEAFMLGTSKTRHDGGGFDLIITTAPIPDLNQKINIFGRVIKGEDIVQEIEEVDTDELYRPKTRIEITEVTLKQNS, encoded by the exons CCTACCATTCTCCTCTACGCGCTCCTTCTTTTTGTCAtgctctttttcctttttgccaCCTACAGACATTGGTCTCGCAG ATCACTGGTTCATTTGCAAGATACCGTATCAGTTGAGGAG GGTCATAGTGTTTTAGCTGATCCAAAAAAATCTGCTATTCCTAGATATGCG GTCATACAAACTACAAAAGGCTCACTGAGTGTGGAACTTTTCAAGGAAGGTTCTCCTGAAGTTGTTGATGAATTTATCGAATCATG TAAGAAGGGGCACTTTAAGGGGATGCAGTTTAATCGTGTAATAAAGAACTTTGTTATTCAAGGAGGTGATGTCGAAAGGTCTGGTGCTACAGAAGATTGGACTGCGAGAGGAAAACATTACAGTCAACTTGACACAAG TCTAAAGCATGAAGCTTTTATGCTTGGAACTTCTAAGACAAGACATGATGGTGGAGGATTTGATCTTATCATTACTACTGCTCCGATCCCAGATCTAAATCAGAAGATTAATATATTTGGACGTGTTATCAAAGGGGAAGATATTGTTCAG GAAATTGAAGAGGTGGATACAGATGAGCTCTATCGACCCAAAACCAGGATAGAGATAACTGAAGTGACTCTGAAACAAAATAGTTGA